Proteins found in one Planctomycetes bacterium MalM25 genomic segment:
- the serS gene encoding Serine--tRNA ligase, translated as MLDKRFILENVELVQQNCVDRGVKADVARFAELETQRRALQQEAEELNRQANAVSKTIGKAKDAEEREARKEEGRQLREQKEAKQAEVDRIGAEADAILRSLPNLTHEESPRGDEAASRELRHGDVQAPRFSFPVQDHLQLAEQHDLIDFESAARVSGNGFYFLKNEAVLLEFALQRYALDLMIKQGFTPMITPDLARGEVVQGVGFIPRGPETQIYSVENHDLNLVATSEITLGGMQAGQVLDESELPIKICGVSHCFRTEAGAAGRASRGLYRVHQFTKVEMFAFTTPEQSEDMLNLFLELECEIFNGLGIPFRVLDIATGDLGGPAYRKFDLEAWMPGRGAAGEYGEVTSTSNCTDYQARRLNIRYKKQGEKGTHFVHTLNGTAVACSRAMIAVLENCQQADGSILVPEALRPYVGKDRIGGGGEA; from the coding sequence ATGCTTGATAAGCGATTCATCCTTGAGAACGTCGAACTCGTCCAGCAGAACTGCGTCGATCGGGGCGTGAAGGCGGACGTCGCCCGGTTCGCGGAGCTTGAGACCCAGCGCCGCGCCCTGCAGCAAGAGGCCGAGGAGCTGAACCGGCAGGCGAACGCCGTCAGCAAGACGATCGGCAAGGCGAAGGACGCCGAGGAGCGCGAGGCCCGCAAAGAGGAGGGCCGCCAGCTCCGCGAGCAGAAGGAGGCGAAGCAAGCGGAGGTCGATCGCATCGGCGCCGAGGCGGACGCCATCCTCCGCAGCCTGCCGAACCTGACCCACGAAGAAAGCCCCCGCGGCGACGAGGCCGCCAGCCGCGAGCTGCGGCACGGCGACGTGCAGGCGCCCCGGTTCTCGTTCCCCGTGCAGGACCACCTGCAGCTCGCCGAGCAGCATGACCTGATCGACTTCGAGTCGGCGGCGCGGGTCTCGGGCAATGGCTTCTACTTCCTCAAGAACGAGGCCGTGCTGCTCGAGTTTGCGCTGCAGCGCTACGCTCTCGACCTGATGATCAAGCAGGGTTTCACCCCCATGATCACGCCCGACCTGGCGCGGGGCGAGGTGGTGCAGGGCGTCGGGTTCATCCCGCGAGGGCCGGAGACCCAGATCTACAGCGTCGAGAACCACGACCTCAACCTCGTGGCGACCTCGGAGATCACCCTCGGCGGCATGCAGGCGGGTCAGGTGCTCGACGAATCGGAGCTGCCGATCAAGATCTGCGGCGTGAGCCACTGCTTCCGCACCGAGGCGGGCGCCGCCGGCCGCGCGAGCCGCGGCCTCTACCGCGTGCACCAGTTCACGAAGGTCGAGATGTTCGCCTTCACCACGCCCGAGCAGAGCGAGGACATGCTCAACCTGTTCCTCGAGCTGGAGTGCGAGATCTTCAACGGACTCGGCATCCCCTTCCGCGTGCTCGACATCGCCACGGGCGACCTGGGTGGTCCGGCGTACCGGAAGTTCGACCTCGAGGCCTGGATGCCCGGACGGGGCGCCGCCGGCGAGTACGGCGAGGTCACCAGCACGAGCAACTGCACCGACTACCAGGCCCGCCGGCTCAACATCCGTTACAAGAAGCAGGGCGAGAAGGGGACGCACTTCGTCCACACGCTCAACGGCACCGCCGTGGCGTGCAGCCGGGCGATGATCGCCGTGCTGGAGAACTGCCAACAGGCGGACGGCTCGATCCTGGTGCCCGAGGCGCTGCGGCCGTACGTCGGCAAGGACCGCATCGGCGGCGGCGGCGAGGCGTGA
- the dapE gene encoding Succinyl-diaminopimelate desuccinylase, translated as MSQAERPQDEAAQAHEGALFELLRIPSVSADSRHKDDVGRAADWVEARLQGMGLSVERLPTPGAPILFAESAPVEGAPVALVYGHYDVQPPDPLDEWLSPPFEPTVRDGNVYARGATDDKGQMLTHVLGFEQLLKEHGSAPLQVKFLIEGEEEVGSEHLEAAVAAHRGKLACDVVVVSDSSQFAPGVPAVTYGLRGIAYYELLVQGPKQDLHSGTFGGGVTNPANVLAKLLAALVDDEGRIQVKGFYDDVVPLEDRERKEFAGLPFDEERFKQQLEVEGLSGEAGFSTLERRWARPTYDINGLWSGYQGEGAKTVLPARAGAKVSFRLVPNQDPDKVTAGLHALLDPLVPPGAELTIHAHHGAPGAVFSLDSPYMAAASAAIEKGFGAKPVFIREGGSIPIVSTFAKELDSDVLLLGWGLDDDNTHSPNEKFNLGDFHRGIRASAALWAELAQCAS; from the coding sequence ACGAGGGGGCTCTCTTCGAGCTGCTGCGGATCCCCAGCGTCAGCGCCGATTCCCGCCACAAGGACGATGTCGGCCGGGCTGCCGACTGGGTCGAGGCCCGCTTGCAGGGGATGGGCCTGAGCGTCGAGCGGCTCCCCACGCCTGGCGCGCCGATCCTGTTCGCCGAGTCGGCCCCGGTCGAGGGCGCGCCGGTCGCCCTGGTCTACGGCCACTACGACGTGCAGCCGCCCGACCCGCTGGACGAGTGGCTCTCGCCCCCGTTCGAGCCGACCGTCCGCGACGGCAACGTCTACGCCCGCGGCGCGACCGACGACAAGGGGCAGATGCTGACCCACGTGCTCGGCTTCGAGCAGCTGCTCAAAGAGCACGGCTCGGCGCCGCTACAGGTAAAGTTCCTCATCGAAGGCGAGGAGGAGGTCGGCAGCGAGCACCTCGAGGCGGCCGTCGCCGCCCACCGCGGCAAGCTTGCCTGCGACGTGGTCGTCGTCAGCGACAGCAGCCAGTTCGCGCCCGGCGTGCCGGCGGTGACCTACGGGCTGCGCGGCATCGCTTACTACGAGCTGCTCGTCCAAGGCCCCAAGCAAGACCTGCACTCCGGCACGTTCGGCGGCGGGGTGACCAACCCGGCGAACGTGCTCGCCAAGCTGCTCGCCGCGCTCGTTGACGATGAGGGCCGCATTCAAGTGAAGGGCTTCTACGACGACGTCGTCCCGCTCGAGGATCGCGAGCGGAAGGAGTTCGCCGGCCTGCCGTTCGACGAGGAACGCTTCAAGCAACAGCTCGAAGTCGAAGGCCTGTCGGGCGAGGCGGGCTTCTCGACGCTCGAACGCCGCTGGGCGCGGCCGACGTACGATATCAACGGCCTGTGGAGCGGCTACCAGGGCGAGGGCGCCAAGACCGTGCTGCCCGCGCGGGCCGGCGCCAAGGTGAGTTTCCGGCTGGTTCCCAACCAAGACCCGGACAAAGTGACCGCCGGCCTGCACGCGCTGCTCGACCCGCTCGTCCCGCCCGGCGCCGAGCTGACGATCCACGCCCACCACGGCGCCCCGGGAGCGGTCTTCTCGCTGGACAGCCCTTACATGGCGGCCGCTTCGGCGGCGATCGAGAAGGGCTTCGGCGCCAAGCCGGTCTTCATCCGCGAGGGGGGCTCGATCCCCATCGTCAGCACGTTTGCGAAAGAGCTCGATTCCGACGTGCTCTTGCTAGGCTGGGGCCTCGACGACGACAACACGCACAGCCCGAACGAGAAGTTCAACCTGGGCGACTTCCACCGCGGCATCCGGGCGAGCGCCGCGCTGTGGGCCGAACTGGCTCAGTGCGCCTCCTGA